One Shewanella sp. MR-4 DNA window includes the following coding sequences:
- a CDS encoding NAD(P)-dependent oxidoreductase, translating into MAKVAFIGLGVMGYPMARHLLNKGHEVTVYNRTFAKAQTWVENYGGRCCPTPKEAAIGQDIVFTCVGNDNDLREVVLGNDGVVHGMAPGTVLVDHTTASADVARELHKVLAEKGVDFLDAPVSGGQAGAENGVLTVMVGGDQAVFERVKPVIEAFARCAERLGEVGAGQLTKMVNQICIAGVVQGLAEALQFARKAGLDGEKVVEVISKGAAQSWQMENRYKTMWGQNYDFGFAVDWMRKDLGIALEEARRNGSHLPLTALVDQFYSEVQAMGGNRWDTSSLLARLEKSTK; encoded by the coding sequence ATGGCAAAAGTCGCATTTATTGGTTTAGGCGTAATGGGTTACCCCATGGCAAGACACTTACTCAACAAGGGCCATGAGGTTACTGTGTATAACCGTACTTTTGCTAAGGCACAAACTTGGGTCGAGAACTACGGCGGTCGTTGCTGCCCAACGCCTAAAGAAGCGGCTATTGGCCAAGATATTGTTTTTACCTGTGTAGGCAACGATAACGACTTGCGTGAAGTGGTATTAGGCAATGATGGTGTGGTCCATGGAATGGCACCCGGCACTGTATTGGTTGACCATACGACGGCTTCTGCCGATGTGGCCCGTGAATTACATAAAGTGCTGGCCGAAAAAGGCGTCGATTTTCTCGATGCGCCTGTATCGGGTGGCCAAGCTGGCGCCGAAAATGGCGTACTGACCGTGATGGTTGGGGGCGATCAAGCCGTATTCGAGCGTGTAAAGCCCGTTATCGAAGCGTTTGCTCGCTGCGCAGAGCGTTTAGGTGAGGTTGGTGCTGGCCAACTCACTAAGATGGTCAACCAAATTTGTATCGCTGGTGTGGTTCAAGGCCTTGCCGAAGCACTGCAATTTGCCCGTAAGGCTGGTCTTGACGGTGAAAAAGTGGTTGAGGTGATCAGTAAAGGCGCGGCGCAAAGCTGGCAGATGGAAAATCGCTACAAAACCATGTGGGGCCAAAACTATGATTTTGGTTTTGCCGTCGATTGGATGCGTAAAGATTTAGGCATTGCCCTAGAAGAAGCTCGCCGCAATGGTTCGCACTTACCCTTAACCGCGCTAGTGGATCAGTTTTATTCTGAAGTTCAAGCCATGGGCGGTAATCGTTGGGATACTTCTAGCTTGTTAGCGCGTTTAGAGAAAAGCACTAAGTAG
- a CDS encoding acyl-CoA thioesterase: MAGIDRQITLRFLSEPADVNFGGKVHGGAVMKWIDLAAYACAAGWSGKYCITAYAGGIRFVQPILVGNIVEVSAKVIYTGKTSMHIGIDVRAGDPKVSERHLTTHCIVIMVAVDENGQPTPVPEWVPQTEHDIHLRDSALRLMEMRKKIGAEMEAHVQK; encoded by the coding sequence ATGGCTGGTATCGATAGACAAATTACCCTGAGATTTTTGTCTGAGCCTGCGGATGTGAATTTTGGTGGTAAGGTTCACGGTGGCGCTGTGATGAAATGGATTGACCTTGCGGCCTATGCCTGCGCTGCGGGTTGGAGTGGTAAATATTGTATTACCGCCTATGCGGGGGGGATCCGATTTGTACAACCGATCCTCGTGGGCAATATTGTCGAAGTCAGCGCTAAGGTGATTTATACCGGCAAGACCTCGATGCATATCGGGATTGATGTGCGGGCAGGGGATCCCAAGGTCTCTGAGCGCCATCTCACGACTCATTGTATCGTTATCATGGTTGCCGTGGATGAAAACGGACAACCGACACCCGTGCCTGAATGGGTGCCGCAGACTGAGCATGATATTCATCTGCGTGATTCTGCGCTGCGCTTAATGGAAATGCGCAAGAAAATTGGCGCTGAAATGGAAGCCCACGTGCAAAAGTGA
- the fabF gene encoding beta-ketoacyl-ACP synthase II, with product MSKRRVVVTGLGLVTPVGNTVDTTWKALLSGKSGIAPITKFDASEFTTRFSGSVKDFDVEQYLTKKDARKMDLFIQYGMAAGIQAIQDSGLDMSKVNPGRVGTAIGAGMGGMWLIEQNHSALLSGGPRKISPFFVPSTIINMIAGHLSIMYGMTGPNFAVTTACTTGVHNIGFAARTIAYGDADVMIAGGAEDVTCPLGVGGFGAAKALSTRNDDPTAASRPWDKDRDGFVIGDGAGVMVMEEYEHAKARGATIYGELVGFGMSGDAFHMTSPPSDGAGAAAAMVNAVNDAKLPFEKIGYINAHGTSTPAGDKAEAAAVKSVFGDHAYNLLVSSTKSMTGHLLGAAGAVEAIFTLLALRDQAVPPTINLDNPDEGCDLDFVAHTARDVKLEYALCNSFGFGGTNGSLLFKKV from the coding sequence GTGTCTAAACGTCGTGTAGTGGTAACCGGTTTAGGGTTAGTAACGCCCGTGGGCAATACTGTCGACACTACTTGGAAAGCCCTGCTTTCGGGTAAGAGTGGTATTGCACCTATAACCAAATTTGATGCCAGCGAATTCACCACTCGTTTCAGTGGTTCTGTAAAAGATTTCGATGTCGAGCAGTACTTAACCAAAAAAGACGCCCGTAAAATGGACCTCTTTATTCAATATGGTATGGCTGCGGGCATCCAAGCTATCCAAGACTCGGGTCTGGATATGAGCAAAGTAAACCCAGGCCGCGTCGGTACCGCTATTGGTGCGGGCATGGGGGGCATGTGGTTGATTGAACAAAACCATAGCGCGTTATTAAGTGGTGGCCCTCGTAAAATTTCACCTTTCTTCGTGCCAAGTACCATCATCAACATGATCGCCGGCCATTTATCGATTATGTACGGTATGACTGGCCCTAACTTTGCCGTCACGACCGCTTGTACTACTGGTGTGCACAACATCGGTTTTGCGGCGCGCACCATTGCCTATGGCGATGCCGATGTGATGATCGCCGGCGGCGCCGAAGATGTGACTTGTCCATTAGGCGTAGGTGGTTTTGGCGCAGCTAAAGCGCTGTCAACCCGTAACGATGACCCAACGGCGGCTAGCCGTCCGTGGGACAAAGACCGTGATGGTTTCGTCATCGGTGATGGCGCGGGTGTGATGGTGATGGAAGAATACGAGCATGCTAAGGCGCGCGGTGCGACCATTTATGGCGAACTTGTTGGCTTTGGTATGAGCGGTGATGCGTTCCACATGACATCGCCACCAAGCGATGGTGCGGGCGCTGCGGCGGCTATGGTTAATGCGGTGAATGATGCCAAGCTGCCATTTGAAAAAATTGGTTATATCAATGCGCACGGTACTTCAACGCCAGCGGGCGATAAAGCCGAAGCAGCAGCGGTGAAATCAGTATTTGGCGACCACGCTTATAATCTGCTAGTTAGTTCGACTAAGTCTATGACGGGTCACTTGCTGGGCGCTGCGGGTGCGGTTGAAGCGATTTTCACTTTGCTTGCGCTGCGCGATCAAGCCGTACCGCCGACCATCAACCTCGATAATCCAGACGAAGGTTGTGATTTAGACTTCGTGGCACACACTGCCCGCGATGTGAAGTTAGAGTATGCTCTGTGTAACTCCTTCGGTTTTGGTGGCACTAACGGTTCATTGCTGTTTAAGAAAGTCTAA